The genome window atctagAATATAATCAAATGCACTCGATAGTGAATTAATAGTTTCGGTGTTTTTGGCAGCTGAAGTTATTGCTGAGGAAACTGCAGAGACAGCAGAATTAGTAACAGAGCTCATTATTGTGGTATCTTGAATTGGACTTTTAGTTTTATGAAGTGATGAAATCAACTATACAAAAAGTTTACGAAATAAAGTTACACTTATggaatgaaaaaaaataacaatcttatatataaagtatcaataaaagaaaattaagGTTATGTGCAAatcaagaaaatataattaaagaGCAATTATTTCAAGTATAACTTATTGGCAACAGTAAGGAACGCTAAATTTTAAACGATAAGACTCTTAATAAGTAGCAGCAATTATCACCTCTTCATCAAAAATcagaatttttgaaatattttgaaacatgCGTTAGCGCATCATTGCACTTCcttcaattatttttccGAATTGTGTTCAAGTACCacaataaattacaaattaCTAATCTTACTAGTtcagaatatataaaataatatctttcaACTCGAACTTTCGCTAGAAGTTACCATCGAATCACAAGTACGATCAATCAAATAAGAGAAGGAGAGATAACGTTTATCAAAACTTGTTTGTCGTACATTTTTGCTTACtaaaatttacaatttctCCTACAGTCTCTCCCACACTTTCTTCCAATATTTCTTTACTTGTTGGTTTGTTGAACCAAATTAAGAAGAACAAATCATCCAGCAAACATTGCAAATAAAAGATCATTTTTTGGAAAAACTGTTTTATATGCTATGTAAACGTTATACCATGTGTATATGCGGGTAATGgtgttttttttctaattgtgATGGCAATAAGATGATGATGGTATTGCAGTGAAGGGTGATAAGAAACTCTCAGTTAATAGAGGTAGGGAAGGAGAAATAGATTATTGTTTAGATATGTCAATGTTGCATAACTATTACTATAACACAATCAaaagttaaataaaaatattatgtgTGCTGTTTTCTTAcatatgtaaatatatattatgtatGGGGAGAGAAAATAAGCTTACAATTGGATTACGACGTAAGGTACTTCGACATCTTCACCTTCTTTGTCATCTGCACATATTTCTAAGATCATGGTTTTGACGTGAGATGGGATTTCTTTCTTGGTAACAAATTTAACTAATTCAGTTATAGTTAAATCCATTCTTTCCTTTAACTTCTTTGCTGGGAAAAAAGAAGCGTATAATAAAGATACACCGTATGATAACATAGTGATTTCTAaactttcttctttttcaaaatgagAGATTAAATCCTTCAATTTGATATCACCttgaatattaaatctGTCCCAAATCTTGTCATATTCTGTGTCGTTGTACTTAGCCTTTGGAGATGCAATTGGTTCTGAAAAGCCAAAGAATGGTAGAGCTAAATTAACAAAACCATTCTTATATTGTTCAATGTCTGTCTTACCATCAACAACTTTATATAGTTCTAGGTTGACAAGACCAGTAACTAATGCTGTTGTTGTAGCAATGGCTGGAATGATACGACCTGCAATGAATTTAGTCTTTTGAAGATCAGCAGTTTCAATAGAATAATTCAAAGCTCTACAGTTTGAACAAGCAGTTATAAATTCAATGTGGTGATTAGTATCGTCATCTTTTTCGAATTCAACAGGTACTAATTTTGAATCGGAACCTAATGTAGAAGGATCTGGAAGAGACTTCACTAAGATGTCAATGCCGTCATTGGCGTTGCCAGCGTTTGGATCTGgatcatcatcatttacttgaattttgatatttgaaCTTGGTGAAAAGTCTGGAATAATCATACCATCAATTACTGATTTATAATGTTTAATATCAGgattattaaaatcacCCTTTAAACCAAAGTTAAAAGCACGTAAATTGGCACCAGCAACAACGAAATGGAAATgatcattattattgatatcaAATGTTAATGGTGTAGGAGCACGCTTTGGTCCAGACCAAAATGGAGCTCCATTAGAAGTTTTGGCATCCTTAGggaaattatataataattgttGAATATCGTTGGTGAATTTGGTCTCAAATTCAGTTCTTGCCCATTTAATACATTCATCAAAATCTTTAGGTCTCTCGGTAAATGAAGCAGATATGGATTCAAATATACCCTTGACATCACCACTTTgttttaaaacattttctAGAAAGTTTGGATCAGATAAGAATAAATTAACATTTTCTGGAGCATCGGCAAAATAACCTTGGAATAAAGATTTAGCCCAAGCAATTGTATGATCTATTTTGTTTGGGAAAGAACGTAAAGTACATAGTGGAATAGACTTTTCAGGTGGATCTCTAGAAGATGAGTAGGATTCTGTTACTCTTGGAATAATTACTTGCGTATTACCCTTTGTACCTAAAGTACCAGATTCCAAAAGTGGTTTACCGAAGAACACACAACGACGATCAACATAAGTACGTGCATCGACATTATCTAAGGCGTTGGTTACAAAATCCAAACTTTGCCAGAATGCATCATCAAAGATATCTTCAGTTTCTGAACCAACTTTATCTATTTTAggaattattttattttttaagtCTGGGTTCATTGCAATGACAGCATCTGCAGCTACTTCTGATTTATTTCTACCGACATCTTTTGGTCTAAATAAGAATTGACGATTTAAGTTAGACctttcaattgaatcattatctgttacaaatattttaccaTTTTCACCAGAGCCTAAACCTAACAACGCCCAATTCTTTAACATTTCACAACCAATAGCACCAGAACCAACAAGAAATACCTTTGAGTTAGCTAATTTCTTTTGGAAATCTAAACCAAAGACAGCAATTTGACTATCATAACGTGAGTTGATTGGTTTTGTATTTTCTTCAGTTCTTGGGAAATTCTTAGAGTCTGGTAACGATTCCAAAGAATCGAAATATAAGAATTGCTTAGTTGGGGTGAATTTACCAGAACAACCTTTTAAAATCTCTTGAGCTACTAGACCGCCAAAAAATGCTACAATACCAGGAATATCACCCCTTGCTTGATAAGATAACTCCTTGATCAATTCCTTGTCAATTTGAGGATCTTCGTTAGAATCTTCTAAACCCAAAACTTTTGGTTCTTGGACAGCCAAGTCGGTGACTAATTTAATCATTTCGTTGGCATCTTCATCATTCATTGGTCTTGgcaattgattttgatgtctaatttgaaattggtGTAATGCTTGGAACCCTAAATGTAATTGCGGGGTTCTGTCAAATTTAGCAAAGtcagaaaataaaaattctgGGTTTGATAAACTTTCTCGTAAGGTACTGAAATTCAACTTAACTGGAACTTTAACCTCAGTAAAAATACCACCTTTAATATAAGTACCCAATTCTTTAACAGAACCTATTCTGAATGCGAAAGGACCCAGAACTTCGACTTTATAAATACCGTTATCATTTAGCTTTTCCAAACCTTCAACTTCGGAGAATTTTACATAATTACCATCCTCCAAACCATGTCTATTATCATCTAACATTGTAACGGTACCATCCGCTTCAATATCTGATACAATACCACTCTTTGGCTCTTCACCAGTAGAGTCAATGACTGAAAATTCCTCACCGAAATCAACGAAAATGTTACCAAACAAACCTCTCGTTTCAGtggaaataaatttaattccTTTCTTATGACaaaattcattgattttaattttatcttcCAATGAAACGGTATCTGTTGTAACAATGACttgaaattgttttaaattttcaaaatcagaatcaatattttctagAGCATCGACTGGCACATAAGCATTTAACtcctttaatttatttattgatacAACATCTCTTTTAGAGCCAACATTTTCCTcagagaaaaaaaattgggtagataaatcttcaattttaattaattcagGGTCatataatttcattgattTAACACCTGCAAGAGCAACATTCTTGGCAATTTCAATACCTAGACCTTTCATACCAATAATCAAAATGTTGGAAAGTTGCATCTTTAGCATAGCCTCCTTACCCAGGACATAAAGTTGACGAGAGTATAAACCCTCGTCAATTTCACCATTCATGACCTGATTACTCATGTTAATGtgatttatttcaattctagattgatatatttattgtcTAGTTTTTTGACCCTTACaagataataattaaaattattaacaaatatCTATTTAAGAAAAAGATCTGGAATTCCTTTTAGATGTATACAATATAAAACCGGCCTAAATTTATTGTGAATTGGAGTATTTAAAGGTCTACTAATTTGTAATTTGTAACTTTCAGACTAGCGtatactattattaataattcatttttacaattttttagagattatcaatattttaaaaaccTTGAATGTGTTTAAATTGCTGTATTTTGATAGTTACCCCTAGCTATAGCCGGGTAATCACAGTATATAATGTGAAAAGTTATAAGGTCCACGACATCTCATCTCAATAAATGATGCTTAGTAAAAGACCTTCAGTGATATTTGCCCTTGTCTATTTGATATAGTTTTAGAATTTTTGGATAAAAAGGTAGTTTTATACTCTATcattagaaatattttttgatccAGATTTTTAACGGGACATTGCCTATTAACTGAGTTGAAAAGAGTAAGAAATCAAAATGAATACAGAAAAGGTTCAATTATATGGTGGAACCATTTCATCAACAATTCCTTCAGGGTTCTTGGATGTTTCTATGATCCGTGAGGTTCCTGATACTCAAGAGGTATATGTCAACAGTAGAACCGATTCTGACCACTTTGATGATGGTTTGGGCAGAAACGAAAGTATCATTTTTGATTTGCTAGAGAGGGTGGATGCTACAGACGACAAGGAAGCATTAGAAGTACATATAGGAGAAATTTCGGAGTTGAACGATTCTGATGGTTGGTTAAAGATAAACTGGAAACAATTAGATAACACTTCTCAAACAGTAATCTTAATTGAATCTGCCAAAAAATGGGGGAAACAGTCGTTAGAGGAAGTTGTTGTCATATGCATGGGATTGATACGattcaaagaatttgaTACAGACGTTGTGATCACCATTAATGTCCCATTAGGaactaaattattagattcaGAGAATGAAcagaaattgaaagaatCCGTTTGTGAGAATTCTAATGTCAAAGCTGCATACCGCATACTTCAAACTActattaaagattttaaaattgttgataaaacattatttgtatagaattataatattttataagaaaaaacaatagATATAATCGGAGTTATCTAAATAGCATtactacaatgtaaatttCATTTACAACTTTCtctaaaaagaaatcataATCGTTGtgtgtttttttttgtcTTCAGCAATTTCGAAAAGTTAATATTGTTATCCTACGTGGCCATCAGCCGCAAGAGAAGgttttattcttttctCAGATGCTGCATTCTCAACTCTACAGTTCGTAACTGTTTGAAAAGTAATGGAAAGTAAACGACATTATACAGTAACATTCatctattgaaaatttgtaatttaCGTGTTCTTCGAAAATTTATGCAAGTAACACCGCATTAAGACGAATTAGAGATCTAGTGAGGGTTAGGTTACCTAGAAAGAGAcgaaatataataattatataatgttcaattttaattcatGAACTAATAGATGAGTTATTGCGTGAATGAAGAAGTAATACATGATAGCATCATGATTGCCAGTTACTTGTCCTGAAAAGTTTGCAGGAAGTATTATAATTAGTTCTTTGCAAAAACATAATAAAAGAGTAAAGCTATTtgtttcttatatatacacataaATGCAggtaaatttaattttaccTAGTTAATTTGCTTCTTAACCTGTTcttgtttatataatattgttaattcAATTGCATTAGAATTTTCATCTTTCTAAAAGGTAACTGTTAGAAAAGAAAAGCTATCTTGTTGAGATTTATTGAAAGGTTAAGGTTAAGGTTAACATATCACTATTTAAAAGGGAGGAACTTTGATGGTTACCTGAATTCATTAAGGACGCTCATATATGTTtatgaattaaaaattagAATAACGACTATAAGttacaattacaattacaataatGTCTAAAAGAGCTagaaaaaattcaataagGACAAAGATCTTGTTAACATCTTTATTTACAACTATTATTACACTAATATTTGTGAAAGTAGTATTCTTTATGTTCTCAAGTGATGTTGATAttagttttaaaaatttaaatgcAGAACTATCAGGTAATCTTCAATCAACGAACCTGttaactaaaaataaaggaTTAAATGGAGAACTTTATGATAAAATAGAGGAGTTAgcaaatcaaataataaaagaacaaaGTCTGCAAACAAAGGAACTGGATAAACAGAGACGTTATCtagagaaaaaaataaattcactAAAGGAGCTACCGGCAAGATCATCTCAGTCTTTAAGGGAAAAATTGACTTATCAATTTGAATATGATAGTTCCAAAAAATTTCCAGCATATATTTGGCAGATATTTACAGAAACTTCTATTGGTAATAAGAAGACCAACGAAgtaaaaaatgaagatacCTTAAATTTACTTTGGGGTGATAAGAATCCAGGTTTCGTTGATGAagtttttgataataatgaagtaATAAAAGCAATGATAAAGTATCATTACTCTAATATACCCGAAATTTTAGAAGCTTTTGAATCGCTACCatctgaaattttaaaggttgatttttttaaattcttattattgttgGCTCGTGGCGGTACATACGTTGATTCTGATACGATACCTTTGATCCCAATTCCTAATTGGATTCCTGAATCAATAAATACTAAAGATGTTGGTCTTCTGATAGGAATCGAACATGATTCCAGTCCAGCTAATTGGGAACAAACATTTGCTAGAAGGTTACAGTTTGGTACTTGGATCATCCAAGCTAAACCAGGTCATCCagtaataaaagaaatggTTGCAAGAATAACTGAATTCACCCTAAAACGTAAAAGTGAAGATAACCTTTTAGTGAATGTTAGGAACGATGTTAATGTAATGAATTGGACTGGTGCTGGTATATGGacagatattttattttcttattttaaTGACTATTTAAAGAGTGGTCTATCGACAAAAGTTAGTTGGAAAGAGTTTCATTTACTAGAAAACCCTAAATTATTAAGTGATGTACTTGTCTTTCCAGCCTTTTCATTCAATGCACCAAAGGAAATCACTAATCAAGATCCAAATAAGTCATATTATTTCTGTCATCATGAAAAAAAGAAGTCATGGAAAAACATTCCAAAAGTAGAAAACTAGTATGATCCTTTTagtataataatttaataatttatgaATGGTTTAGTTAGGAGTAGATTAATGTTAATGGATAATATTCTTTGgctattaataatatcttggatttctattattaattcGATTCTGGTATTATATCTGCGGAAAGAATTCTTGACGAGCTATAAAcgtaaaatattaaatcttattaaaagttcttaaatttcattaaagttattataCATCGATATATAGAAATAGATTCATTAAAGGTTAGCACGGATGGGAGCTCATTGTGTATCTAAtctttcttattatttgtaGGTTTGGAGAACCTTGGACTAACGACATATTTTAAGCCCTTGAATTGCTGTTCTTTGTCATGAGTTTCTTGTACGACCAAGAAACCGATATCAGATAATTTAGGCCAGTTAACAAATTGCATACCATGTTTGAAGATAAAGCTAGTTAAAGCAACTATCGTAATCGAGGCAATGAGGAAGAAAGTTAAGTTCTTAGAACTTGTAAAATAACCTTTTGGGAATAAGATAGTAGCGAAAAGAACAGTGATTGCAGCAATCAAAATGATTGGGATAAATTGGACATATAATGGTCTTCTGTCAGGGAATGCTGATTGAATAGAAGAAATATATGGCTTGAAGTTACccaaaaataaatcataGGAATCTTGTCTTGGACCATCGGTTAAATTGTTTTGATAATAACGAGAGATGGAGTTGATTAAATCATTGAAAGCACCCATTTTAGTACGTTTACCTGTTCTTGTAAAATCAGTCTTCAATGCACCAGTACCTGAATAAGATTCACTAACAGCATCAGCATTATCAGCCCATAAGTTTTGGAAAGCTTCCAATAGAGACTTGTCAATATCAGCCCATTGGGATTGATCTAAAATACAGTTAGATTCTTCAAAAGCGTTTTGAAGAACCCAATGGGCTATAACTGATTGAACAACATTTGTTCTATCCAAACAATCCATACAGTTTGTTCTGATAACTGCGTCTTGTTCGGAGGAAATTCTAACAGTTTCGCCAGCTGCATTTTCAACTTTGTGGAAGGTATTTGAACTTTTGAAACCATTCTTTTGTAACACGtcaattaatattttgacCTTGTTCCACTTCATGTTACGACATTCATGATGGAAATCGAAGTAAATGTAATGTAATTTTGGATCATTTAAGGCATTAATTGCTTGTTCATAAGCATTTTTAACTGGTGATTCATAACCAGATTGGTTAactaaattaattaaataattgtcaccatatattttttcttgttcGGCGAAATGCTTTTTGGTAGCTTCGTAATTTGATGCAACATCATTATCACCTAGGAATAAATTTGGCTTATATTTTAAGTTATTAACTTCAGCCCAATAGACAGGGACTGAACCTCTTGTTTGAACGAAAGAGAAACTTTCAAGAGGTGCATTACAAGCTGTAGCTTCGACAAACAATACTTGTTCAgtttcattgaaatttcCAACGTTaccatcttcatcaatacCACGTCTGAAGTATCTAGTACCGGCTCTGAATCTACTACGTCTGGTGATTAAACCTAAAGTGATTGGATTATAGTTAAAAACGGTACGGATAGCTTTACAGAAACCATAAATGACTGGTTGAATAAAGTAATCAACCTTTGGATCCTCTCTAGCTAAAGTTTGTAAATCTTCTGTTAAGTAATGGTTCCAAAAAAATCTAGTATCGGCATTCCTCCAGtcaattttatcttcaataGATGTTCTGAATTTTTGACTTCTTTGTCTTGTATTTACTAAATCATAAGTGTATgagaaatataattgagcattattcaattgtaagtttaataatttgataTACTCTTGTTCATCGGCATCTATTCTAGCAGAATCTTGAACTGGGATAATAGAATGTTGAGTGATCTTGTAGACTGGTTCACCATTGAATCTGGCAGTTTCCTCTACGGAATTAGCCACAATAGCGTATctgtttaattttaatctaATGAAACCTAATAAACAAGCGATTTCTGTGATGTTACCGGTGGTTGGGAATTCCTCTTGACCAACAACTTTAACACCTTGGTCatgatttgaaaattgtAAAACATCATTGAAAGTTTTCTTAATATCATCTTCAGTGATAGTTTCAGTTACAGCTGGTTTAAACAATAAACCGTCTGGAGTAGAAGCGAATAATAATGGACCGGTAGTCATGTTGGCCGTAAGTTTATGTAGTCAATTGTTATAGAAAGgaacaattgaattaaattttgttataATTGCCTATcgttttcaatattttgttttctgtttcaatattatggttcaaataatgaaaaaaaacaaacgTTACTTTTATAGTTGTATAAAATAGCGATCACTTAATTAATTAAGTTTTATGGTAGCAACTATGTGATTTGTACGTTAGATAATATATCActtgtttatatatgaatcTAAGTTGCTGCtgaataatatatattatatttgagCAGTTTTGAGATTAATAACTAAATActgaatttaatatctaATCATAAACAAGAAATCTAAAATTCCATTACACTGAGTAAcgaaaagaaataaaagtCAAGTTAACGAATTTGTTAATGGGGAGAAAGCTAGAAGAGAATACTACTACATATATTACATATATGAAACTatctaaaaagaaaaaatcgACAAAACCTTCTTTTCAGTggtaatttttcaaatatttccCTCTCttgaaagaagaaatcaaCCATATTGATGCAATGCAGAAAAAGCTATATTTtaagttattatttaaagatatttatttatttacttgTTTATTTAGTAGTAGCTTTTGTACTACCCTTTAAGTTTTTTACAGTAGCATCGTTCAGTTCTGTTATTTTTCCATATTGTTGCTGTTACAGTTACTGTTGTCGCCGTACTCGTAGTTGTTGTGGTGGtgcattatttattttcaattttttgattatatCTCTTGAACgaaaataatcaaaaaagGAAAGTCAGGGAGAGCAGCACTAGTAATGTTCAGTAAGAGATTGGATTATAAAACAAACGGAAGTAACAACATATCTGTATGTGAGGTTATGCTGTTAGTACTGTCGGTTTTTAGTGATATATATGTGCATGTCATTATATCTTAAGCGAAAAGACAAGGTTCACTGCAATTAAACTGAATACAGACTAGTATATTCGCTACTGCCTTGCCTGTTCATCCACACATGattgtgtttttttttaattatgCAATGACAGTGCCTCCTActaatgttaaaaatatagtTGTAGTTGTCGAGAAAACGAGAATAGTAATCAGTAGCAGTGTGTGTCCGGTGCTCTTCCTCTCTCTTAGCAGACACCACGAACTCTAAAGGCACGCCATTAACAACATCTCTCATTTGAAAAACACCACTGTACTGCATTGATAACAACTGCGGGCTGTTCAACACAGAGAGTGATTTTTTGTGCTCTTTTAGGAAACACCGTGATAAATGCCTTGTGCGAATTAGCAATTTTACGTAGGgtaattaattaattcttATACGAACAAAAAAGACAAGACAGATCACAGTTACCCAGCTTCTTGTTTTATTACCCtcattttgtaattttacTTCGCTACCGATGTACCAACcatgaaaaattaatactTTGCTTTTCATGACAACAATTTGATAACACAAATCTTAAAAGTTTCATGTAAGGTAGGGTAATATCTACATATATTTCATAAAGTTtacaattataaaaaatggGATACCATagttaatataattaattagTCAATACTGCTAAATTATCTGTTGTATATAATGTAATATATCGTTGACTAAGTTTTGAGTTTCTGCTGAACTAGGTTTATGGTTGAGTTGTCTAACTTTCCTGTAGAACATTAAACTGTGTGAATATTTTTCCCCCAATGAATTATAAATTGAGCGCCACCTTGAAAGGTCATACCCAGGATGTTAGAGATCTAGTAACCATTGATGACAATCGCATTGCAAGTGTCTCAAGAGACGGAACTCTCAGGGTTTGGTCAAAGACAAACAATAATCAATGGGATGACGGTACAATTGTATATTCAGATaaaaatttcttaaatTCAGTAACATTTGATTCaactaataatttaatatattttggtGGTAAGGattctttaattaatgCAAAATACACGAATTCATCTTTAGATGATGATCCAATTATTACTTTAATTGGTCATGAAGGTAATGTTTGTTCATTAAATTatgatgaaaaatcaaatttagTTACAAGTGGTAGTTGGGACATGACCGCTAAAGTTTGGAAAAATGGTGAAATGAAAGGAGATTTAAAAGGCCACAAAGGTTCAGTGTGGGATTCAGTCGTTTTGAGTTCTCATGCTGATTCCAATGACGCACATTTTATTACTGTTTCGGCTGATAAATATGTTAAAATTTGGAATAgtaaaaatgttattttgaataatttctATAATATTCATTCAGATGTAATAAGAAAAGTATTACCTTTAGAAGATggtaaaaaatttataacGGCATCAAATgattcatttattaaagttGTTGAAACAGAAACGGGTAAAGTATTGAATACTTTCTCGGGACATGAAAGTTTTGTTTATTCAATTGCTAGAAATAAACACAATGACGATGAATTAATATCATGTGGCGAGGATAGGTCTGTTAGAATTTGGTCCCTATCTACCGGTTTGGTGCAACAGGTAATAAGATTACCAGCTATATCAATATGGTGTATTGATACATTACCTAATGGTGATATAATCGTGGGGTCTAGTGATAATACAATAAGAATATTCACAAGAGATAGTACAAGAGCAGCCGAAGAGGAAGAATTACAACTATTTGAAGAATCTGTGTCgaattcttctttaaatgcCAATGCAATGGATTTTGatgaatcaaaattattaccATACGATACATTAAATCTTCCAGGTAAAAAGGAAGGACAACTAATAGTGGTCAAATCACCATCCACTGGTGTTATTGAAGCTCACCAGTATACACAGGGGAAATGGGCTAAAATAGGTGATGTTGTTGGTTCATCTAATACTGGAAATGaccaaaaaattgaatttgaagGGAAAAAGTATGATTATGTATTCGATGTTGATATTCAAGAAGGTCAACCACCTTTGAAATTGCCCGTTAATGCCAATGATAACCCATACATACTGGCCGATCAgtttttaatgaaatatgATTTATCTTCCACTTATAAAGATCAGATTGttaactttattattaccaataCCAATGGTGTTGCTTTGGATAACACCGCACCACCTGATCCATCACCAAGCGCGCATATAGATGATAATACTTCCAGGaatgatataattaattatttggTTTTGCCTGTAAAAGAGTTCTTATCTATTTCAGCTTTTAATCCTGATACCATTTTCAACGGTATTGTTAAGTTAAACGCTGGACAGGAAAAAAAAGTTCAGTTTGAAGATGACTTGTTGGCTGAACTTGGCACTGCACTAAATGACATAGACAATGGATGGGAGTTACTATTATCAATTGCCAATAGGATTAAAGAGGATTGGACCACGAAAATTCCCTCGTTTGATATCATGAGAATAATTGTTACAAAACTTCCCGAACCCGCGTACTTAATGGATTATGTTAAAACAGGTTTAGATAGTGCTGATATTAGAATTTCTATGCTAACTGTTCGTATGTTAGTAAATGCTTTtggaaatgaaaaatgGGGGTTGGATTTAATGGCGTCCaaagatattaaagaaaactTATTTGAGACAATCGGTACTAATTTTCCAACAGCAACTATGCAACAGGCATCAAACTATGCTCTTTCAGTTTCTACcttaattttcaattactCAGCATTATTATCgagaaataataatgaaaatatcgatttaattcatattttatcGGAAgctataaataataaatttgcaaaattagaagaataTCAAGATTCTGAGGAAGCCTGTTACAGATTAATTGTTGCCTATGGTAATATGTCATTAGTTGAACCTGCTTTAAAGAGTTTTGCTAGCTCAGTCACTTGGTTAAATAAAGCAAAATCCACTTATGGAACAATTCCAAGATTTGAACAAATTTTTAGAGACATCGGAGTGtgaaaacaattaatatatacCTAACATAGGTTTATAAATTTTACTAtatgttaatattaaaaattgaatttttttaaatgattatttatttacaaatgttaaataaaaatataatactaCGAATATGGAAATATTAAGTTACAATGTATCGCTTTACTTTATCTAATCTTCAACTTTTGTTTAAAGAGGAACATTGAAAAT of Tetrapisispora phaffii CBS 4417 chromosome 6, complete genome contains these proteins:
- the MOG1 gene encoding Ran GTPase-binding protein MOG1 (similar to Saccharomyces cerevisiae MOG1 (YJR074W); ancestral locus Anc_1.529), which codes for MNTEKVQLYGGTISSTIPSGFLDVSMIREVPDTQEVYVNSRTDSDHFDDGLGRNESIIFDLLERVDATDDKEALEVHIGEISELNDSDGWLKINWKQLDNTSQTVILIESAKKWGKQSLEEVVVICMGLIRFKEFDTDVVITINVPLGTKLLDSENEQKLKESVCENSNVKAAYRILQTTIKDFKIVDKTLFV
- the UBA1 gene encoding E1 ubiquitin-activating protein UBA1 (similar to Saccharomyces cerevisiae UBA1 (YKL210W); ancestral locus Anc_1.528), whose amino-acid sequence is MSNQVMNGEIDEGLYSRQLYVLGKEAMLKMQLSNILIIGMKGLGIEIAKNVALAGVKSMKLYDPELIKIEDLSTQFFFSEENVGSKRDVVSINKLKELNAYVPVDALENIDSDFENLKQFQVIVTTDTVSLEDKIKINEFCHKKGIKFISTETRGLFGNIFVDFGEEFSVIDSTGEEPKSGIVSDIEADGTVTMLDDNRHGLEDGNYVKFSEVEGLEKLNDNGIYKVEVLGPFAFRIGSVKELGTYIKGGIFTEVKVPVKLNFSTLRESLSNPEFLFSDFAKFDRTPQLHLGFQALHQFQIRHQNQLPRPMNDEDANEMIKLVTDLAVQEPKVLGLEDSNEDPQIDKELIKELSYQARGDIPGIVAFFGGLVAQEILKGCSGKFTPTKQFLYFDSLESLPDSKNFPRTEENTKPINSRYDSQIAVFGLDFQKKLANSKVFLVGSGAIGCEMLKNWALLGLGSGENGKIFVTDNDSIERSNLNRQFLFRPKDVGRNKSEVAADAVIAMNPDLKNKIIPKIDKVGSETEDIFDDAFWQSLDFVTNALDNVDARTYVDRRCVFFGKPLLESGTLGTKGNTQVIIPRVTESYSSSRDPPEKSIPLCTLRSFPNKIDHTIAWAKSLFQGYFADAPENVNLFLSDPNFLENVLKQSGDVKGIFESISASFTERPKDFDECIKWARTEFETKFTNDIQQLLYNFPKDAKTSNGAPFWSGPKRAPTPLTFDINNNDHFHFVVAGANLRAFNFGLKGDFNNPDIKHYKSVIDGMIIPDFSPSSNIKIQVNDDDPDPNAGNANDGIDILVKSLPDPSTLGSDSKLVPVEFEKDDDTNHHIEFITACSNCRALNYSIETADLQKTKFIAGRIIPAIATTTALVTGLVNLELYKVVDGKTDIEQYKNGFVNLALPFFGFSEPIASPKAKYNDTEYDKIWDRFNIQGDIKLKDLISHFEKEESLEITMLSYGVSLLYASFFPAKKLKERMDLTITELVKFVTKKEIPSHVKTMILEICADDKEGEDVEVPYVVIQL
- the TPHA0F03630 gene encoding uncharacterized protein (similar to Saccharomyces cerevisiae HOC1 (YJR075W); ancestral locus Anc_1.530); translation: MSKRARKNSIRTKILLTSLFTTIITLIFVKVVFFMFSSDVDISFKNLNAELSGNLQSTNLLTKNKGLNGELYDKIEELANQIIKEQSLQTKELDKQRRYLEKKINSLKELPARSSQSLREKLTYQFEYDSSKKFPAYIWQIFTETSIGNKKTNEVKNEDTLNLLWGDKNPGFVDEVFDNNEVIKAMIKYHYSNIPEILEAFESLPSEILKVDFFKFLLLLARGGTYVDSDTIPLIPIPNWIPESINTKDVGLLIGIEHDSSPANWEQTFARRLQFGTWIIQAKPGHPVIKEMVARITEFTLKRKSEDNLLVNVRNDVNVMNWTGAGIWTDILFSYFNDYLKSGLSTKVSWKEFHLLENPKLLSDVLVFPAFSFNAPKEITNQDPNKSYYFCHHEKKKSWKNIPKVEN